A window of Nicotiana tabacum cultivar K326 chromosome 24, ASM71507v2, whole genome shotgun sequence contains these coding sequences:
- the LOC142178119 gene encoding uncharacterized protein LOC142178119: protein MKNVKGEDVPKTRANCNAEDLKKWEKNAKTKKWFVCGLGPDKYRRIQGYSTAKQIYDTLQVTHEGTTEVNRSRGTLLLSHCENFAMRDGETIQNMYTRFTTLPNELKSLGRIISEEERVEKILTRVLPATWESNITTI, encoded by the coding sequence ATGAAGAATGTTAAAGGTGAGGATGTTCCAAAGACAAGAGCTAACTGCAATGCCGAGGATTTGAAGAAGTGGGAGAAAAATGCTAAAACCAAGAAATGGTTTGTCTGTGGACTTGGTCCTGATAAGTACAGAAGAATCCAAGGCTACTCCACTGCCAAGCAAATATATGACACACTACAAGTGACCCATGAAGGAACAACTGAAGTGAATAGATCAAGAGGAACCTTGCTGCTTTCACACTGTGAGAATTTTGCCATGAGGGATGGAGAAACCATTCAGAatatgtacacaaggttcactaccCTGCCAAATGAAttaaagtctcttggaaggattatatCAGAAGAAGAAAGAGTTGAGAAAATCCTAACTAGGGTCTTACCAGCCACATGGGAAAGCAATATCACTACCATTTAG